In Phragmites australis chromosome 16, lpPhrAust1.1, whole genome shotgun sequence, one DNA window encodes the following:
- the LOC133894879 gene encoding polcalcin Phl p 7, translated as MAASADMERIFKRFDTNGDGKISLSELTDALRTLGSTSADEVQRMMAEIDTDGDGFIDFNEFISFCNANPGLMKDVAKVF; from the coding sequence ATGGCGGCGTCGGCGGACATGGAGCGGATCTTCAAGCGGTTCGACACCAACGGCGACGGCAAGATCTCGCTGTCGGAGCTCACCGACGCGCTGCGGACGCTGGGCTCCACCTCCGCCGACGAGGTGCAGCGCATGATGGCCGAGATTGACACCGACGGCGACGGATTCATTGACTTCAacgagttcatctccttctgcaACGCCAACCCGGGGCTCATGAAGGACGTCGCCAAGGTCTTCTGA
- the LOC133896497 gene encoding protein WALLS ARE THIN 1-like, whose amino-acid sequence MADAMEGRRVCGMPEKAQLHVAMLALQFGYAGFHVVSRLALNMGISKLVFPVYRNIIALCLLVPFAYFLEKKDRPQLTLNFVIQFFLLALCGITANQGFYLLGLDNTSPTFASAIQNSVPAITFAMAAALRIEKVRLDRRDGVAKVAGTLACVAGASVITLYKGPTIFGAGGDKLMAGPELGKDDKNWTLGCVYLIGHCLSWSGWLVLQAPVLKKYPARLSVTSYTCFFGVIQFLIIAAFMERDADAWRFHSGSELFTILYAGFIASGVAFAVQIWCIDRGGPVFVAVYQPVQTLVVAIMASLTLGEKFYLGGIIGAVFIIIGLYLVLWGKNQERARLVKDAAAASGERDSASVVGIRSTKQASSVTQPLLLPSSTSSTENV is encoded by the exons atgGCGGATGCGATGGAGGGGCGGCGGGTGTGCGGCATGccggagaaggcgcagctgcaTGTGGCGATGCTGGCGCTGCAGTTCGGCTACGCGGGCTTCCACGTGGTGTCGCGGCTGGCGCTCAATATGGGCATCAGCAAGCTCGTCTTCCCCGTCTACCGAAACATCATCGCGCTCTGCCTGCTCGTCCCCTTCGCCTACTTCCTCGAGAA GAAGGACAGGCCCCAGCTGACTCTCAATTTCGTCATCCAGTTCTTCCTCCTCGCCCTCTGTGG GATAACGGCGAACCAAGGGTTCTACCTCCTGGGCCTGGACAACACGTCGCCCACATTCGCCTCTGCCATCCAGAACTCCGTCCCGGCCATCACCTTCGCCATGGCTGCCGCGCTCAG GATCGAGAAGGTCCGCCTTGACCGGCGCGACGGCGTGGCCAAGGTGGCGGGCACGCTGGCGTGCGTCGCGGGGGCCTCGGTCATCACGCTCTACAAGGGCCCCACCATCTTCGGGGCCGGCGGCGACAAGCTCATGGCCGGCCCTGAGCTGGGCAAGGACGACAAGAACTGGACGCTGGGTTGCGTGTACCTGATCGGGCACTGCCTGTCGTGGTCGGGGTGGCTGGTGCTGCAGGCGCCCGTGCTGAAGAAGTACCCGGCGCGCCTCTCCGTCACCTCCTACACCTGCTTCTTCGGCGTCATCCAGTTCCTCATCATCGCCGCCTTCATGGAGAGGGACGCCGACGCATGGAGATTCCACTCCGGCTCCGAGCTCTTCACCATCCTCTACGCC GGTTTCATCGCGTCGGGCGTGGCGTTCGCGGTGCAGATCTGGTGCATCGACCGCGGGGGCCCGGTGTTCGTGGCGGTGTACCAACCCGTCCAGACGCTCGTCGTCGCCATCATGGCCTCCCTCACCCTCGGCGAGAAGTTCTACCTCGGGGGGATCATCGGCGCCGTGTTCATCATCATCGGCCTCTACCTGGTGCTCTGGGGCAAGAACCAAGAGAGGGCGCGCCTCGTCAAGGACGCCGCTGCGGCCTCCGGCGAGCGCGACTCCGCCTCTGTCGTCGGCATCCGGAGCACCAAGCAGGCGTCGTCCGTGACGCAGCCTCTCCTGCTGCCTTCCTCCACCTCGTCCACGGAGAACGTCTGA
- the LOC133894877 gene encoding serine carboxypeptidase-like 51 isoform X2 has translation MAPRQLLALLFLYCAASVFSLAAPSHAAGTPDGSEEWGYVQVRPKAHMFWWLYRSPQRVDNGTTPWPTVLWLQGGPGASGVGYGNFMEIGPLDDDLKPRATTWLAKADLLFVDNPVGTGFSFVEGGDKSLMAHTDAEAARDLTTLLCSLYRDNARLQGSPLYIVAESYGGKFAVTTALAALKAIGQGRLHANLAGVALGDSWISPLDFVLSWGPLLYQMSRVDENGLQQCNSVAMKIKEQLHNEQYADAEASWSELEGVVLANSNSVNFYNFLKDDASEDATSTITTTKRSLASFRTKKGYSGYLSSKAAASATREGGFDGLMNTVIKDKLGIIPKNISWGEQSGDVFDALAEDFMKPRIHEVDELLNLGVDVTIYNGQLIS, from the exons ATGGCGCCAAGGCAGCTCCTCGCGCTGCTCTTTCTGTACTGCGCCGCGTCTGTCTTCTCCCTGGCCGCGCCCTCCCACGCCGCCGGCACGCCGGACGGGTCGGAGGAGTGGGGCTATGTCCAAGTCCGACCCA AGGCGCACATGTTCTGGTGGCTGTACCGCAGCCCGCAGCGCGTGGACAACGGCACCACGCCATGGCCGACCGTGCTCTGGCTGCAGGGCGGACCG GGCGCGTCGGGCGTCGGGTACGGCAACTTCATGGAGATCGGTCCGCTGGACGACGACCTCAAGCCCCGCGCCACCACCTGGCTCGCCAAGGCAGACCTCCTCTTCGTG GACAACCCGGTGGGCACGGGGTTCAGCTTCGTCGAGGGCGGCGACAAGAGTCTGATGGCACACACGGACGCCGAGGCGGCGCGCGACCTCACGACGCTGCTCTGCAGCCTCTACCGCGACAACGCCCGCCTGCAAGGGAGCCCGCTCTACATCGTGGCCGAGTCCTACGGCGGCAAGTTCGCCGTCACCACCGCGCTCGCCGCGCTCAAGGCCATCGGCCAGGGACGACTCCACGCCAACCTCGCCG GGGTGGCCCTTGGAGATAGCTGGATCTCACCATTGGACTTCGTG ttgtCGTGGGGGCCATTGCTGTACCAAATGTCCCGGGTCGACGAGAACGGCCTGCAACAATGCAACAG tgtggcgatgaagatcaagGAGCAGCTGCATAATGAGCAGTACGCGGACGCCGAGGCGTCATGGTCGGAGCTCGAGGGCGTCGTCCTCGCCAACTCCAACTCCGTC AACTTCTACAACTTCCTCAAGGACGACGCGTCGGAGGACGCCACCAGCACGATCACGACGACGAAGCGGTCGCTTGCGTCGTTCAGGACGAAGAAAGGCTACTCCGGCTACCTGAGCTCCAAGGCAGCCGCTTCAGCCACGAGGGAGGGCGGCTTCGACGGCCTCATGAACACGGTCATCAAGGACAAGCTCGGTATCATCCCCAAGAACATCAG CTGGGGAGAACAGTCCGGCGATGTGTTTGACGCTCTCGCAGAAGACTTCATGAAGCCCAGAATACACGAG GTTGATGAACTCCTGAACCTTGGTGTCGATGTTACCATCTACAACGGACAG CTGATTTCATAA
- the LOC133894877 gene encoding serine carboxypeptidase-like 51 isoform X1: protein MAPRQLLALLFLYCAASVFSLAAPSHAAGTPDGSEEWGYVQVRPKAHMFWWLYRSPQRVDNGTTPWPTVLWLQGGPGASGVGYGNFMEIGPLDDDLKPRATTWLAKADLLFVDNPVGTGFSFVEGGDKSLMAHTDAEAARDLTTLLCSLYRDNARLQGSPLYIVAESYGGKFAVTTALAALKAIGQGRLHANLAGVALGDSWISPLDFVLSWGPLLYQMSRVDENGLQQCNSVAMKIKEQLHNEQYADAEASWSELEGVVLANSNSVNFYNFLKDDASEDATSTITTTKRSLASFRTKKGYSGYLSSKAAASATREGGFDGLMNTVIKDKLGIIPKNISWGEQSGDVFDALAEDFMKPRIHEVDELLNLGVDVTIYNGQLDLICATKGTMDWVQKLKWDGLKNFTSSPRTPIYCKKEGQTGTQAFVKSYKNLKFYWILGAGHMVPIDNPCPALKMLADITQSPAH, encoded by the exons ATGGCGCCAAGGCAGCTCCTCGCGCTGCTCTTTCTGTACTGCGCCGCGTCTGTCTTCTCCCTGGCCGCGCCCTCCCACGCCGCCGGCACGCCGGACGGGTCGGAGGAGTGGGGCTATGTCCAAGTCCGACCCA AGGCGCACATGTTCTGGTGGCTGTACCGCAGCCCGCAGCGCGTGGACAACGGCACCACGCCATGGCCGACCGTGCTCTGGCTGCAGGGCGGACCG GGCGCGTCGGGCGTCGGGTACGGCAACTTCATGGAGATCGGTCCGCTGGACGACGACCTCAAGCCCCGCGCCACCACCTGGCTCGCCAAGGCAGACCTCCTCTTCGTG GACAACCCGGTGGGCACGGGGTTCAGCTTCGTCGAGGGCGGCGACAAGAGTCTGATGGCACACACGGACGCCGAGGCGGCGCGCGACCTCACGACGCTGCTCTGCAGCCTCTACCGCGACAACGCCCGCCTGCAAGGGAGCCCGCTCTACATCGTGGCCGAGTCCTACGGCGGCAAGTTCGCCGTCACCACCGCGCTCGCCGCGCTCAAGGCCATCGGCCAGGGACGACTCCACGCCAACCTCGCCG GGGTGGCCCTTGGAGATAGCTGGATCTCACCATTGGACTTCGTG ttgtCGTGGGGGCCATTGCTGTACCAAATGTCCCGGGTCGACGAGAACGGCCTGCAACAATGCAACAG tgtggcgatgaagatcaagGAGCAGCTGCATAATGAGCAGTACGCGGACGCCGAGGCGTCATGGTCGGAGCTCGAGGGCGTCGTCCTCGCCAACTCCAACTCCGTC AACTTCTACAACTTCCTCAAGGACGACGCGTCGGAGGACGCCACCAGCACGATCACGACGACGAAGCGGTCGCTTGCGTCGTTCAGGACGAAGAAAGGCTACTCCGGCTACCTGAGCTCCAAGGCAGCCGCTTCAGCCACGAGGGAGGGCGGCTTCGACGGCCTCATGAACACGGTCATCAAGGACAAGCTCGGTATCATCCCCAAGAACATCAG CTGGGGAGAACAGTCCGGCGATGTGTTTGACGCTCTCGCAGAAGACTTCATGAAGCCCAGAATACACGAG GTTGATGAACTCCTGAACCTTGGTGTCGATGTTACCATCTACAACGGACAG CTTGACCTGATCTGCGCGACCAAAGGCACAATGGATTGGGTTCAGAAACTCAA GTGGGACGGCTTGAAGAACTTCACGAGCTCACCCAGAACGCCCATCTACTGCAAAAAGGAAGGGCAAACCGGCACCCAAGCCTTCGTTAAATCCTACAAGAACCTCAAGTTCTACTGGATTCTAGGAGCAGGGCACATG GTACCAATAGACAACCCTTGCCCTGCACTGAAGATGCTGGCTGACATTACACAATCTCCTGCCCactag
- the LOC133894878 gene encoding uncharacterized protein LOC133894878 yields MAAMAIPAARRLLAPTRRHRAFWSASWSADQAAATASAPSSPSPDKKKKAPSGQHRLASVMDAVNERKLPPELRGRGNAVRSETDIVNVVEQRIWHSMEEGHFENLPGKGKPLNLNSNPHADPAEDTLYRILSKNGCAPEWIELNKEIRGMIARWRSALRKAWANRSEDDGSNWNHDCRILQEQIRQINDKVFRYNLIVPFGRQMFALNWDKEVAKLKLK; encoded by the exons ATGGCGGCGATGGCGATCCCCGcagcccgccgcctcctcgcgcCCACCCGCCGCCACCGCGCCTTCTGGTCGGCCTCGTGGAGCGCCGACCAGGCGGCCGCCACGGCATCGGCCCCCTCGTCACCTTCGCCGGACAAGAAGAAAAAGGCGCCGTCAGGGCAGCACCGCCTGGCCTCCGTCATGGACGCCGTCAACGAGCGCAAGCTCCCTCCCGAGCTCCGCGGCCGCGGCAACGCGGTCAG GTCTGAAACTGACATAGTAAATGTTGTGGAACAAAGAATATGGCATTCAATGGAAGAAGGGCACTTTGAAAATCTACCAGGGAAGGGCAAACCCCTAAACCTGAATTCAAACCCTCACGCCGATCCTGCCGAAGACACCCTTTACAGGATACTTTCGAAGAACGGTTGCGCCCCTGAATGGATTGAGCTGAATAAGGAAATCCGTGGCATGATTGCGCGCTGGAGGTCAGCATTAAGGAAGGCTTGGGCAAACCGCTCTGAAGATGACGGTTCTAACTGGAATCATGACTGCAGGATTCTCCAGGAACAAATTCGCCAAATAAATGATAAG GTTTTTCGATACAATCTGATAGTGCCGTTTGGACGCCAAATGTTTGCTCTGAACTGGGACAAGGAGGTGGCCAAATTGAAGCTGAAGTAA